A region of the Nocardia asteroides genome:
GGCGGCAGAACGCGTTCTGCACCTGCTCGAAGGTGTGGCCCTTGTAGGAGGTCACGACGAACACCAGCGTGGTGATGTGCGGGGGGATGCGGGTCAGGTCGACCAGGATCATCTCGTCGTCGCCCGCGCCCTCGCCGGTGAGGTTGTCGCCCTGGTGGCGGATGGAGCCGTCCTTGGACGTCAGCTGACCGTAGTAGGCGACGTCCACCGGGTTCATGTCGGCGAACATGATGACCGAGGCGTCGAGGTCGATGTCGACCGTGCGGTTGCCGAACATGCCGCGGCTGCGCACCGGGTCCCAGCCGAGACCCATCTTGACGAAGGTGAGCGCGGCGCCTTCCTTGCGCAGCGTGACCCGCTGACCCTTGACCAGGCTGACCGGGCGGTCCTTGCTCAGGCTGACCTCGGCGGGCGCCTGCTGCGGCTGCGGCGGCGCGGGCTGGCCGGGCGGCGGGTAACCGGGGCCGGGGCCGGGCGGCGGCGGGTAACCCGGACCGGGCGGTGGGTAACCCGGGCCGCCTTGTGGCGGTTGACCCGGCCCACCCTGCGGCGGATACCCGGGACCGGGCGGCGGCGGGTATCCACCGGTCGGCGCGTACTGCGATGCCTGCGGCTGGGTCGGGTACGCCGGGGTGGTCGGCGGCTGCTGCACCGGCGGCTGCTGTACCGGCGGCGGAGGCGGCGGGGCCTGCGCGGGCTGCGGAGCCTGGGCGGGGGAATCGTCGACGGTGACGCCGTGATCGGTGACCAGCGCGGCGAAACCGCCCGCGTAGCCCTGTCCGACCGCACGCACCTTCCACGAGCCCTGGCGACGGTAGAGCTCGAGCGCGATCACGATCGACTCGGTGTTCAGCCCTTCGATCCGGTACTCGTACAGCTGGTTACCGGCCGCGTCCGACACGATCGCCGTGGGGGCGGGGAAGCTGCCGAAATTGCTGTTCGCGTCGTCCAGCGTGATCACCGCGCGAATCTGGTCGATGTCGGCGGGCACCGCGTTCAACGACACCGCCAGCGACGCGGGCTGGCCGGCGGGTGCGGGCTGAAGGTTGACGCCGGGGCCGCTGGGCTGGTTGAAGAAGACGAAGTCGGCGTCGGAACGGACCTTGCCCCGCTCGGTGACCAATAGCGCCGACAGATCCGCCGGCGCCGAGAGCTGGATGGAGATCACCACGTCATTGGTGGCCAGTGGACCGTTCTGACCCTTGGCGAGTGTTGCGGACAAGTTCGACCCTTCGCTTGTCGGTGCGTTCGCCTGACACTCTACGAGAAACGCGCCGCGCGCCGCTTGTACTGAACGGACGCGCTGCCCCGACACCCCCGTGAGTATCGGTTAGGGTGACGGCACGCAAATGGAATGCGGCGATCCCCCGTGTTCCCGATCAAGACAGCAGGCAAACACTCCATGGCGCAACTGTTCGAGCAATCGAAGAAGGTGATCGAGGCTCATCTGGCCGGAACCAGCCTCCGCGCGATCTCCGGTTCGATGATTGCCTACGAAGGAAACGTGCAGTTCAAGGCGGCCGGTTTCGGCGGAGGCGATGGTGTGGTCGCCGGGCTGAAGCGCAAGGCCACCGGTGAGAAATTGTCGCTGATGGAGTGCGGCGGTCACGGTCGGGTGTTCTTCGCGGTCAACGGCCAGAACGTCACCGTCGTCGACTTGAACAACGAGACGTTGCAGGTGGAGTCGCAACAACTGCTCGCGTTCGCCGGAAACCTGCGCACCGACGTGCGTTTCGCCGGATTGCGCGGTGCGTCCAGCGGGCAGGGCCTGTTCACGACGACCGTGTCCGGCCAGGGGCAGGTCGCGCTGCTCTCCGCGGGCGGTCCGCTCATCCACCTGGAGGTTTCCCCGCAGTACCCGCTGATCGTGGATCCGGACGCGTTCGTCGCGGCGCGCGGCAACCTCAACCAGTCCTTCGTCTCGGACGTGTCGTGGCGCAGTTTCGTCGGCCAGGACGCGGGTGAGGCGTTCTCGCTGCGCTGGGACGGTCAGGGCGTGGTGTTGATCCAACCGGCGGAACGGTAGGGCGAGCGGTGTTCGAAAAGGTCAACAGCAAAGTCGTCAAAGTAAACGTCGGAATGGCGGGCGGGGTGGTCGCGCGCAACGGCGCGATGCTGTTCTACACCGGCGATATTTCGTTTGCGCCCCACCAGATTCCGGGAGCGCAGGGTATGGGCGGCATGGGCGGGCTGATGGGTCTCGCGGGCCGCGCCATGGCAGGCGAGCACGAGCGCACCATGTTGGCGCAGGGCAACGGCGAGGTGCACTACGGATTCGCTGGGCTGGAGGTCCAGGTGGTGCACATGCAGCCGGGCGCCGCGTTGCGGGTCGAGGCTTCGCGCCTGCTGGCCAACACCGCCGGGTTGCAGAGTTCGGTGGTCTCGGTGATGAGTTCGGGCGGTGGAAGCGGTGGTGGCGGCGGCCTGATGGGAGCGCTGCGTGGCGCCGCCTCAGGGGCGTTGACCGGACAGGGCATGTTCACCACCCAGCTGTCCGGGCAGGGCGCGGCGGTGCTGCTCGCGCACGGCGGATTCCTGGAACTGCAAGTGGGCGGCCCGAATCCGATCGTGGTCGACCCGCAGGCTTTCGTCGCCGCCTACGGCAACGTGCAGACCGAGCTCAAGACGGCGCTGAGCTGGCGAGACGCCGTGGGCCGCGGTTCCGGCGAGGCCATGCAGTTGCATTGCACCGGGCAGGGCGTCGTTTACGTGCAGGCCTCCGAAGAGAAGTTGTGAGCAGGGGTATGTCCCAGATCCTCAATCCCATGAATCTCGGTGAGAGCGACAACATCCCGGGAAACAGCTACGCGTACTGCATCGACCTGAACAAGCCGTGGTTCATGCGTAAGGGCGCGATGATCGCCTACTACGGCGACATGCGGTTCCAGGTGCTCTCCCACGGGTTGCAGGGCGGCTTGCTGCACATGGTGTCGCAACAGTTCTCGGCGCCGCTGTTCACCGGCGACTACGTCGTCGCCGAGGGCCACGGCAAGCTGATCATCGGCGACCGCGGCTACGACATCAATTCCTATGACCTCGAGGACAACGGCAACCTGACCATCCGGGCGGCGAACCTGCTGGCCTTCGAGCCGGGGTTGTCGCTCAACCAATCCATCGTGCCCGGGTTCCTCACCCTCATCGGCACCGGCAAGTTCCTCGCCTCGTCCAACGGGCCGGTCATGTTCGCCGAGCCGCCGCTGCGCGTGGACCCGGAATCGCTGGTCGGCTGGGCGGACTGCCCTTCCCCGAGCCATCACTACGACCAGCGGTGGGTCACCGACTTCCTGGCCGCCGGTGCGGCGCGCCTCGGCGTCAACTCCGGTGAGGAGCGTCAATTCGAGTTCACCGGCGCGGGCACCGTACTGATCCAGTCCAGCGAGAAGGTGCTCAGCGACTCGATGCTGGTGCGCACCATCGAGGGACAGATCCAGAGCGGCATCACCGTCGGTGGCCTGCAACGACTGCAAGGGCTCATCGCGCAGCAGTTGGCCGGGCAGCAGCAGTACTGAAACGCGTGGAACATGCGCGGCGGACTCGTGTCCGACGGCGGGTGAATCTCCGTGAGCGGGCGAACCGCGTCAGAACAACCAGCGCTCGCGGGCGGATCACATACGGACAGCAAAGGATTCGCGACGGAACGGTGAACTCGTCCCGATCCGCACCGGCGCCGGGCCACGGTCGGCGCAGAATCGGGTCATGGCTGACGTGGCGCTCTCGCCGCAGCGTCGCACGGCGCTGACGAACCTGGTCCAGGACGAATCCACCTTCGCGACGGCGTATCCGCGAGTGGCCGACTATTGGTCCACCGCATGCGGGTTGCCCGGCACCGGAGACGACATCGCCGACGCCACGTTCGACCTACACCTGCTGCACTACTTGACCGGCGGCGCCAGCACGAATCCCTACTGGGACATCGTCGCCGCCGCGGTCTCACCCGGGCCGCGGGAGCGTGCCAACCGTCCGGAGGTGAACTGCGGAAACCCGAAAGGCAGTGCGCGGCTGGCCTATGCGCAGATCGTGTTGCAAGCGGCCTACGCCTACGCGATTCCCTCTCCGGCGACATTGCGCTGGGTAGCGGATGTCGCGCAAGGCAGGCCCGTGCTGGAAATAGGTTCGGGTCGCGGCTATTGGGCGCATCAGCTCTCCCGAATCGGCGTTCCGACCAGCGCTTTCGACTCGCACCCACCGGATCGCGCGATCAACGCGGCGTTCCCTGCCGCCGCCGGGCAAACCGCGACGTGGCATCCCACCGCCACGCCGCCTTCCTCCACGGCGGATCTCGTCGCCGCCCATGCCGAAGACGTCTTGTTCCTCTGCTGGCCGCCCGGCTGGGAAAACCCCATGGCCTCGTCGTCTCTCACTGCCTACCAGGAGGCAGGTGGCTCACTGCTGCTCTACATCGGCGAACCACGCGGCGGGCGCACGGCCGACGAGACCTTCTTCGACACGTTGGAGGCCGGATGGACCCTGCTCGACCAGGACCCGGACTACGTCTCGTGGTGGAATCTCGGCGACACGGCACAGTGCTGGCAGCGGCGACGGTGACCCCACGTCAGCGGAGGCGCTGGAATTCCCAGGGATCGTGCGCGCTGATCAAGGTGACTTCGTGACCGTGATCGCGGCGTAGTTCGCGCAACCGTGCCTGGGTGCCCACTCGCAGATCGTGATGGACCTCGGAGGAGGTCTGCACGATGTCCAGGATCGGGTGCGGCTGCGGCCGCGCGTCGAGTTCGCGGTGGTAGTAGTAGGCGTCGCCACAGTGCAGCAGCCAACGTTCCCCGTCGCGGACGGCGACCCCGGTGTGGCCCGCGGTATGGCCGCCCAGCGGGATGAGCTGGAAGTCATCGGGCAGGTCTTTCGGCTGGATCGCGTTGAAGCCGAACCATTGTCCGGTCGGGTCCGAGGGGTAGGTGACCCAGTGCGGATCGTGTGCCCAGTGCGCGGGCCGGTAACGGAAGTTCGGAGCTTCCGCTTTCGCCGCCGCGAGTTCGGCGGCGAGGACATGGACCCGCGCGTGCGGGAAGTCGGGCAATCCGCCGCAGTGATCCACGTCGAGATGAGTGAGGATGACGTGCCGCACGTCTTCGGGGTCGTAACCGAGACGCCGCACCTGCCGGACGGCGGTCTCGTCCTCGGACAGGACCGGCTGCGACAGCGCGACCCAGTCGGCGCCGAGCGTGCCCGCCGGGTCGCGGACGTCCTCCAGTCCGATGCCCGTCTCGACCAGCACCAGACCCGCGGATGCCGTCTCGACCAGCAAGCAGTGGTTCACGGCGTGGGCGGGCGCGGGTCCGTCGTAGGTGGGCTCGATCTGCCGTACCGATCCGCAATTGAGGTGATGAACTGTCATGCGGGCTAGTCTGTGACTTGAAGCGCGGTTCAAGTCAAGGAGAATCGATGACCGACCTGCTCGATATCGCCGAGGTCGCCGACCACGCCGGCCTCGCGCCCTCCGCACTGCGTTTCTACGAGAAGCGCGGGCTCATCGCCGCCACCGGCCGCAATGGCCTGCGCCGCACCTACCACCCCGACATCCTCGGCCGCCTCGCCCTGATCGCCTGCGCCCGCGGCGCCGGTTTCACCCTCGCCGAGATCGCCCGCTTCCTGCGCGCCTCCCCCTCCGACGCCGAACTACGCACCCGCATGGCGCAGAAAGCACAGCAACTCGACGACGACATCACCCGCCTCATCCGCATGCGCGACAGCCTCCGCCACGCCTCCACCTGCACCCACGACCCCCTCGTCGAATGCCCGAACTTCAAATCCACCTTCGACAGCGCCGCCGACTCGACGACTACTCGTGGGACGCTGGAGCTGCCTTGATGAGCCAGTTGATGATTTCCTCGCCCGCGAGGATGCCGGTGGCTCGGGTGATGGTGAGGTTGGGGTGGGTCCAGTTGAGTTGTTCGAGTTCGCCGTGGCGGGGGCGGATGGCGGAGTCGGCCGCGCGCAGCATTTCGGCGTCGAGAGCGCCGTCGCCCGCGGCGAGCGTGCGCGCGGAGTCGGCGAGTTCCCCGCTGTCCCAGAGACGTTTGCGCACCTCGGAGACCGCGCGGCTCTTGCAGACCGCCTGCGGCATGGTGTAGATCTTGCGGCCCTGCTGGGAGGCCGACCAGCCGCGTGGACGGCACCAGTCGTCCCACTCGGCCAAGAATCCCTCGGGGATGTCTTTGGGCTTCACCACCAGGTAGCAGAACAGGTGGTCGGCCACGCGGAACTTGGTGACCCACGAGTCATCGATGCGGGCGTGCAGTTCCTTGCTCACCTCGGAGAGAGTGGCGCCGCCCGCGCGCACCTTGGCGTCGATATCGATGCGCCAGCTCAGGTCGGGGACGCCGTCGACCAGGATGTTTCCGCCGTTGCTGGTGATCGCGTAGCGCCACGGCGCCCCGGGCAGGCGAATGCGCCCGAATTGTTTGATGGTGCGGGTGGTGGTGGGAATGACGGCGGCGGGTTCGGTCAGGGTCTGCATCCGCAGCGCCGCGGTGGTGGTCATGAACGACAGCGGCGCGCCTTCCAGATGCTCCACGCAGACCGTCGGCACCTCGGCGGTGGTGCTGAAGGCGTTACGCGAGTAGATCATCGTCCGGTCCAGGTCGGTGGCGATCAGCGCACGTCTTCGGTGTGTTCTCGGAGATAGGTTCACTGCTGCACGTCCTTGATCAATCCCATGCATGAATATGCCAGGTCGGCGACGACTTCGACGGGGACACCCCGGGCGGCGGCCAGCATCCGGATGTGCGCGTGCTCCGGTGCGTCCGCCTCGCGCACCAGCACCCGCCACGGCACCCGCCGCAGCAGCACCCGCGTGGTCTCGCCGACGCCGGGCTTCACGAAGTTCACGCTGGAAATGCCGTACTGCTCGCGCACCTGTTCCACCGATGCCCACCCGGTCCAGGTGGGCGTGCGGTCACTCGCGCGGATCGCGGCCACTTCGGCGGGCACCCGATCGCGGATCGCACCGAAAGCGCCGCTCACGGTGTCCAGCAGACGCGTGGACACGTCGTCACCGGCCAACTCACGGTAGAACTTGGCGCCATGGAAATCGCCTGGGCCGATCAGGGTGTCGTTGAGGACGGTGCGCGAGATCAAGCCGGAGACCGTCGAGTTCAGGCAGGCCGAGGCGATCAGGAAATCGTCGCGGGTGCCGTAGGTGCGCACGCAGTGGCCAGGGTCGGCCAGCACAACCAACTCGTCGTCGAAGCGCGGACCACCGGCCGCGTGGTAGGCCTCCAGCGCCTCGGTCAACTCGCGGGTGATCGCGCCCTTGCCCGTCCACCCGTCCACGAACACGACGGAGGACGGATCGTGATGTTCGGCCAGGTAGTCCAGCGCCACCGTGTCGATGCCCCGATCTCGCACGATCGACACCGCGTAGTGCGGCACCTCGAGATCCGGGCGCCGCGCACGCAGCCAACGGCGCATCAGAATGCCGACCGGCGTGCCGGCTCGCGCCAGCGACACCAGGACGACGTCATCGCCCCGTTCGGCGACGACCAGTTCGGACACGGTCGCCACGGCCAGCGCGAGCCGTTCGGCGCTTTCGGCGAGCACCTCGTCGAACAGCGACCGATACGACGCGTCCGGCTGATACTCGATCGGCAGCGACTCCGCGTAGTGCGCCTTCCCGGCCTGGATCTTCCGCTCCCGCTCGGCGACGTCGGCCTCGAGATCGACGTTCGACAAGTCCTTCAGCAGCCAGGAAACCTCATCGGCCGCGTAGGAGCCGAATTCCGGGCCATGTAGCGGAGTGGGCAGCGCCCCTACTCTGGTACTCGTCACGCCCGGGTCACCTCCGCGCGTTCGGCGTGCAGCCGCCGCGGGTCGGCCTCCCGCAGTGCCGCGAGCAGCACGTCCGCCCCGGAGGCGGTCAGCACGTCGACCAGCCCGTTCTCCGCCGTCAACGCCGCGGTGTCGGCAGGCGAATCGACCACGACGACGAGCACCGGATTCGCCGCACGCTCGCCCGCCACCGCATCACTCGTGGCGACGACATCGCCACCCTCCGGAGCCGGATCGGCGAACGATTCGTCGAGCCCCGCCAGGTCCGCCTCGAACAGGTCGAGCGAATCCGCCGGCCAATGCGCGTTGTACAGATAGCGGGGGGCGGTATCACCCGGCTCGGGTGCGATGAACCGGAACCCCCGCCGCAGCGGATACCCCGGCTCGTCCAGCACGTACGCGGGTGATCGCGTGGTGGTCTGGAAGCGCGTGGGTGTCCCCGACTCGGCGAGCAGCGCCGCCAACCGAAGTGGCAGATACATCAGCTCTTCGTGCCCGAGCACGATGGCGGCCCGGCCCGGGAATTCGGCGCCGAGCCGGGCGGAGAGCACCTCGCCCGCCTCCAGCAGCGCCGCCTCGAACGCTTCGGTGTCGGAGGCGAGGATGCCGTGCCTGCCGCCCTCCGGGACCGAAGCGGGCCAGGGCAGTTCGACCCGCTGGAACGAACCGATATGCCGGGCAGTCGGATTGAGCCGTGGTTCGGGAAGTGCGCCGACCGCTTCGACCAGCCCTTCGGGCAGCGACGCCCGGCCGGTGGCGAGGCAGACCGTGTCGATCCGGGCCCCGAGTCGCTCGGCGGCGGCGTCGAATTCGGCACGGTCGGCGCCATCGCGCAGATCGACCAGCGACGCGAGCACGTAATGGGTGCGGGGCGAGAAGGCGTGCAGCGCGCGCACCGCATCGAGCGCGGTGGCGCCGGTCGAGATCTCGTCGTCGACCAGCACCAGCGGCAGATCGTTGACGAAGACCTCCGCGGGTGCGGGTTGCAGCAGGTGCGAGGTGGCGTGCGAATGCCCTTCCTCGAATCCGGCGAGCGTCTGCGCGTGCGGCACCTCGCGCCGGGTCGAATGGAGATAGCAACTCGCGCCGATCCGGGCAGCCACACAGTGACCCAGCCCCGTCGCGGTCTCGGCGAACCCGAGCACGACGGCTTCGCGGTCCCCGAGCACCGCGCGCACCAGATCGCCCAGGTGATCGCCCGCCCCGAGCACGACCCGCGGATCGGTGGGCAGGTGCTTGCCGAGCACGGTGGACACCAGCAGGTGCGCCCGGCGCCGATTGTTGCGGCGAACGCCCGGCTGCACCAGGGCCGTGATCGGCAATCGCGCCGAACGCAGCCGATCCGAATCAAGTTCGCGCACCGGATCGTGATGCAGATCGATGCCCAAATTCCTTGTCGCCCAAGGTATCTCGTTGTTACCCAGTTCGGTGCCGGTCCGGCTCATACGGTGACCAACGCCGTCAGCAGATCCACGAAGGACACTCCCTTGTTCGCCACTCCGAAGACTCGCGCGCGCAACAGGGTCTGGCGCGCCCAGCTGCGATGCGGCCGCATCTCGTTCATCTTGTTCCGGTAGCCGGAGGCCGCCACGCCCCCTGCGTCCTCCCGGAGGATGTCCAGCGCGTCCGAGTACTCCTCGTGCGTCACCACCGACAGCGCGTGCACGGCGGCCACGTGCGACGGATGGATCACCGTCTTGCCCTGAATGCCGTTGGCCCGGTCCAGCGTGATCTCCCGCAGCAAGCCGTCGAGGTCGCGGCTGACCAGGTACTGCCGGAACGGCACCGCGTCGGATTCCTCGAACGGCGCGGTCCGCAGCAGCGGCCGGAACATCCGTTCGTGGTCGGCGAAGTACTCCCACACCGGCCCGGTGATGATGAACCCCGTTCCATCCGCACGTCCCAGGTAGTTCACGATGTCGGCGATGACATCGGCGACCACGCGCACGTCGTAGATGGTCAGGTCGCGGTCGCGCCGGATGCCGAACGTCGAGCACATGTCGGTCGCGCCGACCCGCACCGCGAGCACCCGCTCCCGGTGCGCGGCCAGCAGCGCCGCGATCTGGGTGAGCTCGTAATCGCGAGTCTCCCGATGCACCAGCCCCGGCGACTCCAGCACCGGCATCCCGTACAGCGGCCGGTCCACCCGCTGGGCCGCGATGTTCAGCGCGTTGAGGTACTTCGGTCCGGTGACGCTGTCGAACTTCGGGAACACGAAGCCGGTCAGCACCTCGGCACCCCGTCCGAGCTGCTCGATGAGCTCGGTGATCGTGTCCGCGTCGCGCACCCGCACGAACAACAGGGGGTTGGCGTCGTGGCTGTCGGCGAGCAGATCCAGCGCGGCGACGGTCTGCTGCTTGGCGTACTCCACCTCGTGATCGGCCACCGCGTCCTCGAGGTCGATCACCATCGAACACACACCGTGCCCGGCGCGCCTGCCGATGGTCAGCGCGAGGTCGGGCCTGGTCGCGGGCGCGTACAGCGTCGCGCCGAGCCCGATCGCGAGTAGCTCGCGGTCGGTGTGGTCGTCGCCGAACGGCTCGGGCTGCCGGTGGAAGAGTCGCCTCGCCTCTGGGCCGTGCAACTGCCGGAAGTGGCGCAGCGGCATTCGCTTCCGCAGGGAAACCTCCTGCTGGACGGCGATGCCTGCGGTCATCGTTGCCCCATCCTCATTCTCGTCGTGGTCCTGCTTGTTTTCTCATTCGATCCACTACCCCGGCTATGAAGTCGGTGACGGCATCCAATTCCGCCACATAGGCCCAGTAGTCGGGGTGACGCCCCGACAGTGTTTCGCTGATTCGGTCGATCCGTACTGCTTGCGCGTCGAGCACCGAACCCCATTCGGCGACCAGCCCGCGGCTCACCGCGAGCATCTGCGCGTCCCGCAGCCGGAATCGTACGGCCTTGGCGTGTTCTTGCGGGTC
Encoded here:
- a CDS encoding AIM24 family protein, producing MFEKVNSKVVKVNVGMAGGVVARNGAMLFYTGDISFAPHQIPGAQGMGGMGGLMGLAGRAMAGEHERTMLAQGNGEVHYGFAGLEVQVVHMQPGAALRVEASRLLANTAGLQSSVVSVMSSGGGSGGGGGLMGALRGAASGALTGQGMFTTQLSGQGAAVLLAHGGFLELQVGGPNPIVVDPQAFVAAYGNVQTELKTALSWRDAVGRGSGEAMQLHCTGQGVVYVQASEEKL
- a CDS encoding MerR family transcriptional regulator; this translates as MTDLLDIAEVADHAGLAPSALRFYEKRGLIAATGRNGLRRTYHPDILGRLALIACARGAGFTLAEIARFLRASPSDAELRTRMAQKAQQLDDDITRLIRMRDSLRHASTCTHDPLVECPNFKSTFDSAADSTTTRGTLELP
- a CDS encoding HAD family hydrolase; translated protein: MIYSRNAFSTTAEVPTVCVEHLEGAPLSFMTTTAALRMQTLTEPAAVIPTTTRTIKQFGRIRLPGAPWRYAITSNGGNILVDGVPDLSWRIDIDAKVRAGGATLSEVSKELHARIDDSWVTKFRVADHLFCYLVVKPKDIPEGFLAEWDDWCRPRGWSASQQGRKIYTMPQAVCKSRAVSEVRKRLWDSGELADSARTLAAGDGALDAEMLRAADSAIRPRHGELEQLNWTHPNLTITRATGILAGEEIINWLIKAAPASHE
- a CDS encoding MBL fold metallo-hydrolase; this encodes MTVHHLNCGSVRQIEPTYDGPAPAHAVNHCLLVETASAGLVLVETGIGLEDVRDPAGTLGADWVALSQPVLSEDETAVRQVRRLGYDPEDVRHVILTHLDVDHCGGLPDFPHARVHVLAAELAAAKAEAPNFRYRPAHWAHDPHWVTYPSDPTGQWFGFNAIQPKDLPDDFQLIPLGGHTAGHTGVAVRDGERWLLHCGDAYYYHRELDARPQPHPILDIVQTSSEVHHDLRVGTQARLRELRRDHGHEVTLISAHDPWEFQRLR
- a CDS encoding phosphoribosyltransferase family protein, whose product is MSRTGTELGNNEIPWATRNLGIDLHHDPVRELDSDRLRSARLPITALVQPGVRRNNRRRAHLLVSTVLGKHLPTDPRVVLGAGDHLGDLVRAVLGDREAVVLGFAETATGLGHCVAARIGASCYLHSTRREVPHAQTLAGFEEGHSHATSHLLQPAPAEVFVNDLPLVLVDDEISTGATALDAVRALHAFSPRTHYVLASLVDLRDGADRAEFDAAAERLGARIDTVCLATGRASLPEGLVEAVGALPEPRLNPTARHIGSFQRVELPWPASVPEGGRHGILASDTEAFEAALLEAGEVLSARLGAEFPGRAAIVLGHEELMYLPLRLAALLAESGTPTRFQTTTRSPAYVLDEPGYPLRRGFRFIAPEPGDTAPRYLYNAHWPADSLDLFEADLAGLDESFADPAPEGGDVVATSDAVAGERAANPVLVVVVDSPADTAALTAENGLVDVLTASGADVLLAALREADPRRLHAERAEVTRA
- a CDS encoding AIM24 family protein, whose amino-acid sequence is MAQLFEQSKKVIEAHLAGTSLRAISGSMIAYEGNVQFKAAGFGGGDGVVAGLKRKATGEKLSLMECGGHGRVFFAVNGQNVTVVDLNNETLQVESQQLLAFAGNLRTDVRFAGLRGASSGQGLFTTTVSGQGQVALLSAGGPLIHLEVSPQYPLIVDPDAFVAARGNLNQSFVSDVSWRSFVGQDAGEAFSLRWDGQGVVLIQPAER
- a CDS encoding HpcH/HpaI aldolase/citrate lyase family protein, with amino-acid sequence MTAGIAVQQEVSLRKRMPLRHFRQLHGPEARRLFHRQPEPFGDDHTDRELLAIGLGATLYAPATRPDLALTIGRRAGHGVCSMVIDLEDAVADHEVEYAKQQTVAALDLLADSHDANPLLFVRVRDADTITELIEQLGRGAEVLTGFVFPKFDSVTGPKYLNALNIAAQRVDRPLYGMPVLESPGLVHRETRDYELTQIAALLAAHRERVLAVRVGATDMCSTFGIRRDRDLTIYDVRVVADVIADIVNYLGRADGTGFIITGPVWEYFADHERMFRPLLRTAPFEESDAVPFRQYLVSRDLDGLLREITLDRANGIQGKTVIHPSHVAAVHALSVVTHEEYSDALDILREDAGGVAASGYRNKMNEMRPHRSWARQTLLRARVFGVANKGVSFVDLLTALVTV
- a CDS encoding TerD family protein; this encodes MSATLAKGQNGPLATNDVVISIQLSAPADLSALLVTERGKVRSDADFVFFNQPSGPGVNLQPAPAGQPASLAVSLNAVPADIDQIRAVITLDDANSNFGSFPAPTAIVSDAAGNQLYEYRIEGLNTESIVIALELYRRQGSWKVRAVGQGYAGGFAALVTDHGVTVDDSPAQAPQPAQAPPPPPPVQQPPVQQPPTTPAYPTQPQASQYAPTGGYPPPPGPGYPPQGGPGQPPQGGPGYPPPGPGYPPPPGPGPGYPPPGQPAPPQPQQAPAEVSLSKDRPVSLVKGQRVTLRKEGAALTFVKMGLGWDPVRSRGMFGNRTVDIDLDASVIMFADMNPVDVAYYGQLTSKDGSIRHQGDNLTGEGAGDDEMILVDLTRIPPHITTLVFVVTSYKGHTFEQVQNAFCRLVDGTNNGELARYTLAGGMPFTAMAMSKLYRVGSDWKLQALGEGFQAKHPGEAVPQLGRFLVNG
- a CDS encoding cysteine protease StiP family protein — its product is MPTPLHGPEFGSYAADEVSWLLKDLSNVDLEADVAERERKIQAGKAHYAESLPIEYQPDASYRSLFDEVLAESAERLALAVATVSELVVAERGDDVVLVSLARAGTPVGILMRRWLRARRPDLEVPHYAVSIVRDRGIDTVALDYLAEHHDPSSVVFVDGWTGKGAITRELTEALEAYHAAGGPRFDDELVVLADPGHCVRTYGTRDDFLIASACLNSTVSGLISRTVLNDTLIGPGDFHGAKFYRELAGDDVSTRLLDTVSGAFGAIRDRVPAEVAAIRASDRTPTWTGWASVEQVREQYGISSVNFVKPGVGETTRVLLRRVPWRVLVREADAPEHAHIRMLAAARGVPVEVVADLAYSCMGLIKDVQQ
- a CDS encoding AIM24 family protein gives rise to the protein MSQILNPMNLGESDNIPGNSYAYCIDLNKPWFMRKGAMIAYYGDMRFQVLSHGLQGGLLHMVSQQFSAPLFTGDYVVAEGHGKLIIGDRGYDINSYDLEDNGNLTIRAANLLAFEPGLSLNQSIVPGFLTLIGTGKFLASSNGPVMFAEPPLRVDPESLVGWADCPSPSHHYDQRWVTDFLAAGAARLGVNSGEERQFEFTGAGTVLIQSSEKVLSDSMLVRTIEGQIQSGITVGGLQRLQGLIAQQLAGQQQY